In one Brassica oleracea var. oleracea cultivar TO1000 chromosome C9, BOL, whole genome shotgun sequence genomic region, the following are encoded:
- the LOC106314259 gene encoding uncharacterized protein LOC106314259, with product MSQSSLLIRSGVSSNRYRKAPQLEDDIIRIPECDLNDVKERFRLTLIGRVFHIRGRSSDALINLLPRPRIWSVEGRVRGLNFGNGRFQFDFDKEEDLQMVLNKRPCHFNQWSFALER from the coding sequence ATGAGTCAATCATCACTTTTGATCCGCAGCGGAGTCTCCTCCAATAGATATCGTAAGGCCCCTCAATTGGAAGATGATATCATACGCATACCGGAGTGTGATCTCAATGACGTCAAGGAGCGTTTCCGCCTCACGCTCATTGGACGTGTTTTCCACATCCGTGGAAGAAGCAGCGATGCCCTGATCAACCTTCTCCCTCGCCCCCGAATCTGGAGTGTAGAGGGAAGAGTCCGTGGACTGAACTTCGGGAATGGCCGCTTCCAATTCGATTTTGACAAAGAAGAGGACTTGCAGATGGTCCTAAATAAGCGCCCCTGTCATTTCAACCAGTGGAGTTTCGCGCTGGAACGTTAG